The following coding sequences are from one Gossypium hirsutum isolate 1008001.06 chromosome A12, Gossypium_hirsutum_v2.1, whole genome shotgun sequence window:
- the LOC107938244 gene encoding DDT domain-containing protein DDR4 isoform X1: MSLDSSPSLPIPSDPPQNDTLPPQNDTPTQTPDATPIPPLTRSNRPSRACTIRASQRLYAQQQQAAIERRQKQAKKDQQHNHHQPKQPKDDSDGSSSPQQQCGGNSKIVTPLVAPPEPSQLPRWTIRSMWELASVLNFLHVFRPLLNIAVEFSAEEFETALITPNDTLADIHIPLLKAIPPITRMPLTRDTWVTVLCRKLRDWWHWVADGDLPIVASHGAEIELYKSLDPGVRVVILKALCDIRVEQDDIRSYIDNSLKHGVQLSAFRKERIGGDSQGINYWYEDDAVVGHRLYREIRKVELKKAKMKGSHVPNSATYLWETVATNFEEFQDVSEKLFASKNRAEASLGKKLKNDKLPEIEKEHKRKERLLKKQHRQALLLDNFLAVDGLGPGRSLRDRKPVTYTFDDYDRSINEAIKITKRKAPSPDPLNGRDVAKSEPSANGKLTGPSHGSEQDSYNLPSPKSPEDDDFDDNKSGELDRSNRRRQRPQRYSAKEFVEAVSDNEADFDSDDDIVGEAVYDEEYLRKRKQRRQSSSSEGDEEYRWDEENAEDEEEEEEDSLSISEDSDEAPKVKKLPGRTRRETKLRSVDELQSGLRRSKRATRNRINYRQYELSESETESKPEKSNPSDEHSDASEKEEFSEGSQDSNGSDDEQEMEVNPPMEGNSDPVEKEQSQAPEQSSGSGQDEADGAQKRRFLDLNELAPGSGCDDGPNTIMKDEDRNDF, from the exons ATGTCCCTCGATTCTTCCCCTTCCCTTCCGATCCCTTCCGACCCACCTCAAAACGATACCCTTCCTCCCCAAAACGACACTCCTACCCAAACCCCCGACGCAACTCCGATCCCACCCTTGACCAGGAGCAATCGTCCCTCCCGCGCTTGTACAATCCGAGCTTCCCAGAGGCTCTACGCCCAGCAACAGCAAGCCGCCATCGAGCGGCGGCAGAAACAGGCCAAGAAGGATCAGCAGCACAACCACCACCAGCCCAAGCAACCCAAGGACGACAGTGATGGTTCTTCGTCGCCGCAGCAGCAATGTGGCGGTAATAGCAAGATCGTTACTCCGTTAGTGGCGCCACCCGAGCCTTCGCAGTTGCCTAGGTGGACCATTCGGTCTATGTGGGAGTTAGCTTCCGTACTTAATTTCTTGCAT GTTTTCAGGCCGCTTTTGAATATAGCTGTGGAGTTCTCAGCGGAGGAGTTTGAGACAGCGTTGATTACTCCTAATGATACTTTGGCAGATATTCATATTCCTTTGTTGAag GCAATCCCTCCAATTACTCGGATGCCCCTTACACGTGATACCTGGGTTACTGTTCTTTGCAGAAAATTAAGAGACTGGTGGCATTGG GTTGCTGATGGGGATCTTCCCATTGTTGCTTCACATGG GGCGGAGATTGAATTATACAAGTCGCTTGATCCTGGAGTTCGTGTTGTGATCCTGAAAGCACTGTGTGACATTCGTGTTGAG CAAGACGACATTCGAAGCTACATTGACAACTCACTTAAACATGGTGTTCAACTTTCAGCCTTTCGTAAAGAACGTATCGGAGGCGATTCTCAGGGAATTAATTACTG GTATGAAGATGATGCTGTTGTTGGTCATCGCTTATACCGTGAAATAAGGAAAGTTGAGTTGAAGAAAGCAAAGATGAAAGGTTCCCATGTTCCTAATAGTGCAACATATCTGTGGGAAACAGTTGCAACAAATTTCGAAGAATTTCAAGATGTTTCT GAGAAACTTTTTGCCAGTAAAAATAGAGCAGAAGCTTCACTAGGGAAGAAATTAAAGAACGACAAGCTTCCTGAGATTGAAAAGGAACACAAG AGGAAGGAGAGGTTACTGAAAAAACAACATAGACAAGCTCTTCTTCTTGACAACTTCTTGGCTGTTGATGGGCTTGGTCCAGGACGCTCCCTTCGTGACAGAAAACCTGTGACTTACACATTTG ATGATTATGATCGGTCAATAAATGAGGCTATTAAGATTACCAA GCGGAAAGCACCATCACCGGATCCTCTCAATGGAAGAGATGTTGCCAAATCTGAACCTTCTGCGAATGGAAAATTGACCGGTCCTTCACATGGCTCTGAACAGGACAGTTACAATCTACCCTCCCCCAAATCTCCCGAAGATGATGATTTTGATGACAATAAATCTGGGGAATTGGATCGTAG CAATCGACGGAGGCAGAGACCTCAACGATATTCAGCGAAGGAATTCGTTGAAGCTGTTTCGGATAACGAGGCTGACTTTGACAGTGATGATGATATAGTTGGAGAAGCAGTATATGATGAGGAATAcctaagaaaaagaaaacagagaAGGCAATCCAGCAGCTCAGAAGGAGATGAGGAATACCGTTGGgacgaagaaaatgctgaagatgaggaggaggaagaagaggATTCATTAAGTATCAGTGAGGACAGTGATGAGGCCCCAAAAGTCAAGAAGTTGCCAGGCCGTACTCGGAGGGAAACTAAGCTAAGGTCAGTGGATGAGCTTCAATCAGGTCTAAGGCGTAGTAAAAGAGCCACCAGAAATCGTATTAATTATAGACAGTATGAGCTGTCGGAATCTGAAACAGAGTCGAAACCTGAAAAGTCGAATCCATCGGATGAACACTCGGATGCAAGTGAGAAGGAGGAGTTCTCAGAAGGAAGTCAAGATTCCAATGGCAGTGATGATGAGCAGGAAATGGAAGTTAATCCACCTATGGAAGGTAACTCTGATCCAGTAGAGAAAGAGCAAAGCCAGGCACCAGAGCAATCTAGTGGCAGTGGGCAAGATGAAGCAGACGGTGCACAAAAACGACGCTTCCTTGACCTAAATGAGCTTGCTCCAGGTTCTGGTTGCGACGATGGTCCAAATACAATAATGAAAGATGAGGATAGAAATGATTTCTAG
- the LOC107938232 gene encoding uncharacterized protein encodes MAHRLTHRRSLPAPEPNPSSHPLDPTLKKSPKPTITTHPTTRSSDPLMASKKPFFITNRFSRLSLNHKTQKPTNTQHSRGIHLQAKALTVSADADSSIFSLIKANHLLAHEKAKESLKESVRKASKDLGRKKQQQQQQQHHQSSVLHSKKLALTVKEKQLKKRDEGHDNDDMKKASASLGRRRSLGGSQVELGDILANCGVKIVSVDMPPFMQIHAVDCARKTHDSLEKFTSKALALTLKKEFDGVYGPAWHCIVGTSFGSFVTHSVGGFLYFSMDQKLYVLLFKTSVQRAD; translated from the exons ATGGCTCACCGCCTCACTCACCGCCGCAGCTTACCGGCACCGGAACCCAACCCATCTTCCCATCCCTTAGATCCTACCCTAAAAAAGTCGCCCAAACCGACCATAACCACTCATCCAACAACCCGAAGCTCAGATCCGTTAATGGCTTCCAAGAAGCCCTTTTTCATCACCAATCGCTTCTCCAGATTGAGCCTCAATCACAAAACCCAAAAGCCTACCAACACCCAACACAGTAGAGGCATCCATTTACAAGCCAAAGCTTTGACAGTTTCAGCTGATGCTGATTCCTCCATTTTTTCACTTATCAAAGCAAATCATCTGCTGGCCCATGAAAAGGCTAAAGAGTCATTAAAAGAATCGGTCAGGAAAGCGTCAAAGGATTTGGGTAGAAAGaaacagcaacaacaacaacaacaacatcaCCAAAGTTCAGTACTTCATAGCAAGAAATTAGCTTTGACGGTGAAGGAGAAACAGTTGAAGAAACGAGATGAAGGGCATGATAATGATGATATGAAGAAGGCTTCAGCTTCATTAGGCAGAAGGAGATCCTTAGGCGGTTCACAAGTAGAGTTGGGTGATATTCTTGCAAATTGTGGTGTCAAAATTGTTTCAGTTGATATGCCACCGTTTATGCAGATCCATGCGGTTGATTGTGCAAGAAAGACTCACGATAGCCTTGAAAAGTTCACTTCTAAAGCCCTTGCCCTTACTCTCAAGAAG GAGTTTGATGGTGTCTATGGACCGGCATGGCATTGTATTGTGGGGACGAGTTTTGGGTCTTTTGTAACACATTCAGTTGGTGGGTTTCTCTATTTCTCAATGGATCAAAAGTTATATGTCCTCTTGTTTAAGACAAGTGTCCAAAGAGCTGATTGA
- the LOC107938244 gene encoding DDT domain-containing protein DDR4 isoform X2 — translation MPLTRDTWVTVLCRKLRDWWHWVADGDLPIVASHGAEIELYKSLDPGVRVVILKALCDIRVEQDDIRSYIDNSLKHGVQLSAFRKERIGGDSQGINYWYEDDAVVGHRLYREIRKVELKKAKMKGSHVPNSATYLWETVATNFEEFQDVSEKLFASKNRAEASLGKKLKNDKLPEIEKEHKRKERLLKKQHRQALLLDNFLAVDGLGPGRSLRDRKPVTYTFDDYDRSINEAIKITKRKAPSPDPLNGRDVAKSEPSANGKLTGPSHGSEQDSYNLPSPKSPEDDDFDDNKSGELDRSNRRRQRPQRYSAKEFVEAVSDNEADFDSDDDIVGEAVYDEEYLRKRKQRRQSSSSEGDEEYRWDEENAEDEEEEEEDSLSISEDSDEAPKVKKLPGRTRRETKLRSVDELQSGLRRSKRATRNRINYRQYELSESETESKPEKSNPSDEHSDASEKEEFSEGSQDSNGSDDEQEMEVNPPMEGNSDPVEKEQSQAPEQSSGSGQDEADGAQKRRFLDLNELAPGSGCDDGPNTIMKDEDRNDF, via the exons ATGCCCCTTACACGTGATACCTGGGTTACTGTTCTTTGCAGAAAATTAAGAGACTGGTGGCATTGG GTTGCTGATGGGGATCTTCCCATTGTTGCTTCACATGG GGCGGAGATTGAATTATACAAGTCGCTTGATCCTGGAGTTCGTGTTGTGATCCTGAAAGCACTGTGTGACATTCGTGTTGAG CAAGACGACATTCGAAGCTACATTGACAACTCACTTAAACATGGTGTTCAACTTTCAGCCTTTCGTAAAGAACGTATCGGAGGCGATTCTCAGGGAATTAATTACTG GTATGAAGATGATGCTGTTGTTGGTCATCGCTTATACCGTGAAATAAGGAAAGTTGAGTTGAAGAAAGCAAAGATGAAAGGTTCCCATGTTCCTAATAGTGCAACATATCTGTGGGAAACAGTTGCAACAAATTTCGAAGAATTTCAAGATGTTTCT GAGAAACTTTTTGCCAGTAAAAATAGAGCAGAAGCTTCACTAGGGAAGAAATTAAAGAACGACAAGCTTCCTGAGATTGAAAAGGAACACAAG AGGAAGGAGAGGTTACTGAAAAAACAACATAGACAAGCTCTTCTTCTTGACAACTTCTTGGCTGTTGATGGGCTTGGTCCAGGACGCTCCCTTCGTGACAGAAAACCTGTGACTTACACATTTG ATGATTATGATCGGTCAATAAATGAGGCTATTAAGATTACCAA GCGGAAAGCACCATCACCGGATCCTCTCAATGGAAGAGATGTTGCCAAATCTGAACCTTCTGCGAATGGAAAATTGACCGGTCCTTCACATGGCTCTGAACAGGACAGTTACAATCTACCCTCCCCCAAATCTCCCGAAGATGATGATTTTGATGACAATAAATCTGGGGAATTGGATCGTAG CAATCGACGGAGGCAGAGACCTCAACGATATTCAGCGAAGGAATTCGTTGAAGCTGTTTCGGATAACGAGGCTGACTTTGACAGTGATGATGATATAGTTGGAGAAGCAGTATATGATGAGGAATAcctaagaaaaagaaaacagagaAGGCAATCCAGCAGCTCAGAAGGAGATGAGGAATACCGTTGGgacgaagaaaatgctgaagatgaggaggaggaagaagaggATTCATTAAGTATCAGTGAGGACAGTGATGAGGCCCCAAAAGTCAAGAAGTTGCCAGGCCGTACTCGGAGGGAAACTAAGCTAAGGTCAGTGGATGAGCTTCAATCAGGTCTAAGGCGTAGTAAAAGAGCCACCAGAAATCGTATTAATTATAGACAGTATGAGCTGTCGGAATCTGAAACAGAGTCGAAACCTGAAAAGTCGAATCCATCGGATGAACACTCGGATGCAAGTGAGAAGGAGGAGTTCTCAGAAGGAAGTCAAGATTCCAATGGCAGTGATGATGAGCAGGAAATGGAAGTTAATCCACCTATGGAAGGTAACTCTGATCCAGTAGAGAAAGAGCAAAGCCAGGCACCAGAGCAATCTAGTGGCAGTGGGCAAGATGAAGCAGACGGTGCACAAAAACGACGCTTCCTTGACCTAAATGAGCTTGCTCCAGGTTCTGGTTGCGACGATGGTCCAAATACAATAATGAAAGATGAGGATAGAAATGATTTCTAG